The following are encoded together in the Streptomyces sp. NBC_00358 genome:
- a CDS encoding acyl-CoA carboxylase subunit epsilon, whose translation MDRAPATAAAPGANPRLEITRGAPSPEELAALVAALSVLRPATAAPAAQRADGWSAPERGLRAPHFPGPDGWRASARHR comes from the coding sequence GTGGACCGCGCCCCCGCCACGGCGGCCGCACCCGGAGCGAACCCGCGCCTGGAGATCACGCGCGGCGCTCCCTCGCCCGAGGAACTGGCCGCGCTCGTCGCGGCCCTCTCGGTCCTCCGCCCGGCGACCGCCGCCCCCGCCGCCCAACGCGCCGACGGCTGGTCCGCACCGGAGCGTGGACTGCGCGCCCCGCATTTCCCCGGGCCCGACGGCTGGCGGGCCTCGGCGCGTCATCGCTGA
- a CDS encoding TetR/AcrR family transcriptional regulator, with the protein MSKPSARSRLADSAFALFDERGYEQTTVDDIAERAGLGRTTFFRHYRSKEDVIFPDHDRLLDLIRDRLATSSHRTALVAVSDAVRLVLLHYLDEGDLARRRYALTSKVSALRDREIASVARYQRLFREFIADWMGDSAQSASLRAELMSAAVVAAHNHVLRRWLRGETTDPVGEVDEAMRDVLALFPASDSPVTGAGTTVVAFRTGQDIDALLPSLRRLVEGGSEH; encoded by the coding sequence ATGAGCAAGCCATCCGCGCGGTCCCGACTCGCTGACTCCGCCTTCGCGCTCTTCGACGAGCGCGGATACGAGCAGACGACCGTCGACGACATCGCCGAACGCGCCGGACTGGGACGCACGACGTTCTTCCGGCACTACCGGTCCAAGGAAGACGTGATCTTCCCCGACCACGACCGGCTCCTCGACCTGATCAGGGACAGGCTGGCGACCTCGAGTCATCGCACCGCCCTGGTCGCCGTCTCCGACGCGGTCCGCCTGGTTCTGCTGCACTACCTCGACGAAGGCGACCTCGCGCGCCGTCGGTACGCGCTCACCAGCAAGGTGTCCGCGCTCCGCGACCGCGAGATCGCCAGTGTGGCGCGCTACCAGCGACTGTTCCGTGAGTTCATCGCGGACTGGATGGGCGACTCGGCCCAGTCGGCGTCACTCAGAGCCGAACTCATGTCGGCCGCGGTGGTCGCGGCCCACAACCATGTGCTGCGCCGCTGGCTCCGCGGGGAGACCACGGATCCGGTCGGCGAGGTGGACGAGGCGATGCGTGACGTGCTCGCGCTCTTCCCGGCGTCCGACTCGCCGGTGACCGGAGCCGGTACCACGGTCGTCGCCTTCCGGACCGGTCAGGACATCGACGCCCTGCTTCCCTCGCTGAGGCGGCTAGTCGAGGGCGGGTCCGAGCACTGA
- a CDS encoding ABC-F family ATP-binding cassette domain-containing protein has protein sequence MITVRGADVRVGARLLLSDLSFHVSPGDRIGLVGRNGAGKTTLLSTLAGQRPPAAGSVSRTGTVGYLSQDPRAADPAVTVTDRILSVRGLDRAVRALRTAETAMADGSERAMNAYARAEAEYQVLGGYAAEAEAARVAAGLGLPARVMDQPIGTLSGGQRRRAELARVLFADDGTLLLDEPTNHLDAGATAWLRGFLAGHQAGFVLISHDISLLADVVNRVLHLDPDRAALDVHNTGWAAYLAQRDADDRRRGRERANAERKAAALHAQADKMRAHVSTAVAAKNMARRADRLIAGLEPVRRSEKVARIRLPEPAPCGRMPLGAVALTRSYGDLRVLGGVDLAVDRGSRLVVLGPNGSGKTTLLRLLAGHDRPDSGRVVRGHGLRLGYFAQEHDTLDPAGTVRGHLAAAAPHLTDGEVRRVLGSFLFTGDDADKRVGVLSGGEKTRLALAGLVHSGANVLLLDEPTNNLDPASRAEVLAAVATYPGALVMVTHDEGAVDALRPDRVLLLPDADEDLWSEEYRELVSLA, from the coding sequence ATGATCACCGTTCGCGGTGCCGACGTGCGCGTCGGCGCCCGGCTGCTGCTGTCCGACCTGTCCTTCCACGTCTCCCCCGGCGACCGTATCGGCCTGGTCGGCCGGAACGGCGCCGGCAAGACCACTCTCCTGAGCACCCTGGCCGGGCAGCGGCCCCCCGCCGCCGGCTCCGTCTCCCGTACCGGAACGGTCGGTTACCTCTCCCAGGACCCGCGCGCGGCGGACCCCGCGGTCACGGTCACCGACCGGATCCTGTCGGTCCGCGGCCTCGACCGTGCCGTACGAGCCCTGCGCACGGCCGAGACGGCGATGGCCGACGGATCCGAGCGCGCGATGAACGCCTACGCGCGCGCCGAGGCCGAGTACCAGGTGCTCGGCGGATACGCGGCCGAGGCCGAGGCGGCCCGGGTCGCCGCGGGCCTCGGACTGCCGGCCCGGGTGATGGACCAGCCGATCGGCACCCTGTCCGGCGGCCAGCGACGGCGTGCCGAACTGGCCCGCGTCCTGTTCGCGGACGACGGCACGCTGCTCCTCGACGAGCCGACGAACCATCTGGACGCCGGCGCGACGGCCTGGCTGCGCGGGTTCCTGGCCGGCCATCAGGCGGGGTTCGTCCTCATCAGCCACGACATCTCCCTGCTGGCCGACGTGGTGAACCGTGTCTTGCACCTGGACCCGGACCGTGCCGCGCTCGACGTGCACAACACCGGCTGGGCGGCCTACCTCGCCCAGCGCGACGCCGACGATCGCCGCCGCGGCCGGGAACGGGCGAACGCCGAGCGCAAGGCGGCGGCGCTGCACGCGCAGGCGGACAAGATGCGCGCCCATGTGTCGACGGCCGTGGCGGCGAAGAACATGGCCCGCCGCGCCGACCGGCTGATCGCGGGACTGGAACCGGTGCGGCGGTCGGAGAAGGTGGCGCGCATCCGGCTGCCCGAACCCGCGCCGTGCGGACGGATGCCGCTCGGCGCGGTCGCCCTGACCAGGTCGTACGGCGATCTGCGTGTCCTCGGCGGTGTCGACCTCGCCGTCGACCGGGGCAGCCGCCTGGTGGTCCTCGGCCCGAACGGCTCGGGCAAGACCACCCTGCTGCGGCTGCTCGCCGGTCACGACCGCCCCGACAGCGGGCGGGTGGTGCGCGGGCACGGGCTGCGCCTCGGCTACTTCGCCCAGGAACACGACACGCTGGACCCCGCCGGCACGGTCCGCGGCCATCTCGCCGCCGCCGCGCCGCATCTCACCGACGGCGAGGTACGGCGGGTGCTCGGTTCGTTCCTGTTCACGGGTGACGACGCCGACAAGCGGGTCGGGGTCCTCTCCGGAGGCGAGAAGACCAGGCTCGCCCTGGCGGGTCTCGTCCACTCGGGCGCCAACGTGCTTCTCCTGGACGAGCCCACCAACAACCTCGACCCGGCGTCCCGCGCCGAGGTCCTGGCCGCGGTGGCCACGTATCCGGGCGCGCTCGTCATGGTCACCCACGACGAGGGAGCCGTCGACGCGCTGCGCCCGGACCGGGTACTGCTGCTCCCGGACGCGGACGAGGACCTGTGGAGCGAGGAGTACCGGGAACTGGTGTCACTGGCCTGA
- a CDS encoding MarR family winged helix-turn-helix transcriptional regulator — protein MSSAKAAYEHATPGFLVWRLSMKWRVAVDRAVGPLGLTHAQYSLVASLYSMNRGGHHPSQRRLADHTGLEPLYVSKLARSLEAAGLVDRTRDPADPRAVRLSLTEDGRAITLRAITVVQGLLEQLLEPLGGLRGDRTREFSRELAVLLDVPLDPRTGAESRSDEASATPEEDSPEE, from the coding sequence ATGAGTTCAGCGAAGGCGGCATACGAGCACGCGACACCCGGCTTCCTCGTCTGGCGCCTGTCGATGAAATGGCGCGTCGCGGTGGACCGGGCGGTGGGCCCCCTGGGTCTGACGCACGCGCAGTACTCGCTGGTGGCGTCGCTGTACAGCATGAACCGGGGTGGACATCACCCCAGCCAGCGCCGGCTCGCCGACCACACCGGACTCGAACCGCTCTACGTCTCGAAACTGGCCCGCTCGCTGGAGGCGGCCGGCCTTGTCGACCGCACCCGCGATCCCGCGGACCCGCGCGCGGTGCGGCTGTCCCTCACCGAGGACGGGCGCGCGATCACCCTCCGCGCGATCACCGTGGTCCAGGGTCTGCTGGAGCAGCTTCTCGAACCACTGGGCGGCCTCCGAGGCGACCGCACACGGGAGTTCAGCCGCGAACTGGCCGTCCTGCTCGACGTACCGCTCGATCCGCGCACCGGAGCCGAGTCACGATCCGACGAGGCTTCGGCCACGCCCGAAGAGGATTCACCCGAGGAGTAG
- a CDS encoding MarR family winged helix-turn-helix transcriptional regulator yields the protein MTTSIPSIPSVPSTPAPSVNGRVIGLAHYASRAALERVLARSGTTFEQSVALRAVSDNGGTVERARLVARLTGGLKIEESAAGRTVEEMTAHKLLAEPSADQVSLTDSGRELFESIRTAGDEIAARLYAGIPAEDLATAGRVLALVTERADAELAGA from the coding sequence ATGACCACCTCCATTCCCTCCATTCCCTCCGTACCCTCCACGCCCGCCCCGTCCGTCAACGGGCGGGTCATCGGCCTCGCCCACTACGCGAGCCGCGCCGCCCTGGAGCGGGTGCTCGCGCGCAGCGGCACCACCTTCGAACAGTCCGTGGCCCTGCGGGCCGTCTCCGACAACGGTGGAACGGTCGAGCGCGCCCGGCTCGTGGCCCGGTTGACCGGCGGACTCAAGATCGAGGAGTCGGCCGCCGGGCGGACGGTCGAGGAGATGACGGCCCACAAGCTCCTGGCCGAGCCGTCGGCCGACCAGGTGTCCCTCACGGACAGCGGCCGGGAACTGTTCGAGTCGATCCGCACCGCCGGCGACGAGATCGCCGCCCGGCTGTACGCCGGGATCCCGGCCGAGGACCTGGCGACCGCGGGGCGTGTTCTGGCCCTCGTCACGGAGCGGGCCGACGCGGAACTGGCCGGCGCGTAG
- a CDS encoding peptide deformylase yields the protein MASERDRSSAPTTLSDLVEELLGHEGPLPIVAAGDPVLRRGTEPFDGQLDPGLLARFVAALRATMHAAPGVGLAAPQVGVPLRLAVIEDPAPVPEEVRVARGRVPQPFRVLVNPSYEGIGPGRVAFFEGCLSVPGWQAVVARHTEVRLTALDEHGRAVDEVFSGWPARIVQHETDHLDGGLYLDRAELRSLSSNEATAELWAQPTPRLAAEALGFTLPG from the coding sequence ATGGCATCCGAACGTGACCGCAGCTCCGCACCCACCACCCTGAGCGACCTGGTCGAGGAACTCCTCGGCCACGAGGGTCCGTTGCCGATCGTCGCGGCCGGTGACCCCGTGCTCCGCCGGGGCACGGAGCCGTTCGACGGGCAGCTGGACCCTGGTCTGCTGGCCCGCTTCGTGGCCGCCCTGCGCGCCACGATGCACGCGGCGCCGGGTGTCGGTCTCGCCGCGCCGCAGGTCGGCGTACCGCTGCGGCTCGCCGTCATCGAGGACCCGGCGCCGGTGCCGGAGGAGGTGCGCGTCGCACGGGGGCGGGTGCCGCAGCCGTTCCGGGTGCTGGTCAATCCGTCGTACGAGGGGATCGGTCCGGGGCGCGTCGCGTTCTTCGAGGGCTGTCTGAGCGTTCCGGGCTGGCAGGCCGTGGTGGCCCGGCACACCGAGGTTCGGCTGACGGCGCTGGACGAACACGGGCGAGCGGTCGACGAGGTGTTCAGCGGCTGGCCCGCGCGCATCGTCCAGCACGAGACGGACCACCTGGACGGCGGGCTCTACCTCGACCGCGCGGAGCTGCGCTCACTGTCCTCGAACGAGGCGACGGCGGAACTCTGGGCCCAGCCGACACCGCGACTGGCGGCCGAAGCACTCGGCTTCACCCTGCCGGGCTGA
- a CDS encoding acyl-CoA carboxylase subunit beta: protein MNDIDIHTTAGKLADLQRRIQEATHAGSERAVEKQHAKGKLTARERIELLMDEGSFVEFDEFARHRSTDFGLENNRPYGDGVVTGYGTVDGRPIAVFSQDFTVFGGALGEVFGQKIMKAMDFALKTGCPVIGINDSGGARIQEGVSALGMYGEIFRRNTHASGVIPQISLVVGPCAGGAVYSPAITDFTVMVDQTSHMFITGPDVIKTVTGEDVGFEELGGARTHNAVSGVAHHMAGDEKDAIEYVKQLLSYLPSNNLSEPPVFTEEADLALTDEDRELDTIVPDSANQPYDMHTVIEHVLDDAEFFETQALFAPNILTGFGRVEGHPVGIVANQPMQFAGCLDIDASEKAARFVRTCDAFNVPVLTFVDVPGFLPGVDQEHTGIIRRGAKLIYAYAEATVPLITIITRKAFGGAYDVMGSKHLGADLNLAWPTAQIAVMGAQGAVNILHRRTIAAAEDQDATRARLIQEYEDTLLNPYTAAERGYIDGVIMPSQTRAHVVRGLRQLRTKRASLPPKKHGNIPL, encoded by the coding sequence ATGAACGACATCGACATCCACACGACCGCGGGCAAGCTCGCGGATCTGCAGCGCCGTATCCAGGAGGCGACGCACGCCGGCTCGGAGCGCGCCGTCGAAAAGCAGCACGCCAAGGGCAAGCTGACGGCTCGTGAGCGCATCGAGCTGCTGATGGACGAGGGCTCCTTCGTCGAGTTCGACGAGTTCGCGCGGCACCGCTCGACCGACTTCGGCCTGGAGAACAACCGCCCCTACGGCGACGGCGTGGTCACCGGCTACGGCACCGTCGACGGCCGCCCCATCGCCGTGTTCTCCCAGGACTTCACCGTGTTCGGCGGCGCCCTCGGCGAGGTCTTCGGCCAGAAGATCATGAAGGCGATGGACTTCGCGCTCAAGACCGGCTGCCCGGTCATCGGCATCAACGACTCCGGCGGCGCCCGCATCCAGGAAGGCGTCAGCGCGCTCGGCATGTACGGCGAGATCTTCCGCCGCAACACCCACGCCTCCGGCGTCATCCCGCAGATCAGCCTGGTCGTCGGCCCCTGCGCGGGCGGCGCCGTCTACTCCCCGGCCATCACCGACTTCACGGTCATGGTCGACCAGACCTCACACATGTTCATCACCGGCCCCGACGTCATCAAGACCGTCACCGGCGAGGACGTCGGCTTCGAGGAACTGGGCGGCGCCCGCACCCACAACGCCGTCTCCGGCGTCGCCCACCACATGGCCGGCGACGAAAAAGACGCCATCGAGTACGTCAAACAGCTCCTCTCCTACCTGCCGTCCAACAACCTCAGCGAACCCCCGGTGTTCACGGAGGAGGCGGACCTCGCCCTCACCGACGAGGACCGCGAACTGGACACCATCGTGCCGGACAGCGCGAACCAGCCCTACGACATGCACACCGTCATCGAACACGTCCTGGACGACGCCGAGTTCTTCGAGACCCAGGCCCTGTTCGCACCCAACATCCTCACCGGCTTCGGCCGCGTCGAGGGCCACCCGGTCGGCATCGTCGCCAACCAGCCGATGCAGTTCGCCGGCTGCCTCGACATCGACGCCAGCGAGAAGGCCGCCCGCTTCGTCCGCACCTGCGACGCCTTCAACGTGCCCGTCCTGACCTTCGTCGACGTCCCCGGCTTCCTCCCCGGCGTCGACCAGGAACACACCGGCATCATCCGCCGCGGCGCCAAACTCATCTACGCCTACGCCGAGGCCACCGTCCCCCTGATCACCATCATCACCCGCAAGGCCTTCGGCGGCGCCTACGACGTCATGGGCTCCAAACACCTGGGCGCCGACCTCAACCTCGCCTGGCCCACCGCCCAGATCGCCGTCATGGGCGCCCAGGGCGCCGTCAACATCCTGCACCGCCGCACCATCGCCGCCGCCGAGGACCAGGACGCCACCCGCGCCCGCCTCATCCAGGAATACGAGGACACCCTCCTCAACCCCTACACCGCGGCCGAACGCGGCTACATCGACGGCGTCATCATGCCCTCCCAGACCCGCGCCCACGTCGTCCGCGGCCTGCGCCAACTCCGCACCAAACGAGCATCACTGCCCCCGAAGAAGCACGGAAACATCCCGCTGTGA
- a CDS encoding LutC/YkgG family protein, which produces MSSRDLILGRVRRALADVPRDGAPPAPERPGKDSPYEEAVARSYLREHGSRSVAETVDLLAENLADYRAIVHRSTEEELPYVIMRLLAERGAQYVLVPPRLPPEWMSAADPTQVHDRAVSTPHELDRVASVVTGCAVAVAETGTIVLDGSPDQGRRRITLIPDHHICVVRVPDQVVASVPQALERLDPARPLTWISGPSATSDIELDRVEGVHGPRTLEVVLVSGE; this is translated from the coding sequence GTGAGCAGCAGGGATCTGATCCTGGGTCGGGTGCGCCGGGCCCTCGCGGACGTCCCCCGGGACGGCGCTCCCCCAGCGCCCGAACGGCCCGGGAAGGACTCCCCGTACGAGGAGGCCGTCGCCCGGAGCTATCTGCGCGAGCACGGCTCCCGGAGCGTCGCGGAGACGGTGGATCTGCTCGCGGAGAACCTGGCGGACTACCGGGCGATCGTGCACCGCAGCACCGAAGAGGAGCTGCCGTACGTCATCATGCGGCTGCTCGCCGAACGCGGGGCCCAGTACGTGCTCGTGCCGCCGCGGCTGCCGCCGGAGTGGATGTCGGCGGCGGATCCCACCCAGGTCCACGACCGTGCCGTGAGCACGCCCCATGAGCTCGACAGGGTGGCGAGCGTGGTGACCGGCTGCGCCGTCGCCGTCGCCGAGACCGGCACGATCGTCCTGGACGGCTCGCCCGACCAGGGCCGCCGCCGGATCACCCTGATCCCGGACCACCACATCTGCGTCGTCCGGGTCCCCGACCAGGTGGTGGCCTCCGTACCGCAGGCCCTGGAACGCCTCGATCCGGCGCGCCCGCTGACCTGGATCTCCGGCCCCTCGGCCACCAGCGACATCGAGCTGGACCGGGTGGAGGGGGTGCACGGTCCGCGCACCCTGGAGGTGGTGCTGGTGAGCGGGGAGTGA
- a CDS encoding acetyl/propionyl/methylcrotonyl-CoA carboxylase subunit alpha, which translates to MRKILIANRGEIAVRVARACRDAGIASVAVYAEPDRDALHVRAADEAFALGGDTPATSYLDFAKVLQAAKDSGADAVHPGYGFLSENADFAQAVLDAGLIWIGPPPQAIRDLGDKVAARHIAQRAGAPLVAGTPDPVSGAEEVVAFAREHGLPIAIKAAFGGGGRGLKVARTLEEVPELYESAVREAVAAFGRGECFVERYLDKPRHVETQCLADSHGNVVVVSTRDCSLQRRHQKLVEEAPAPFLSRAQVDELYASSKAILKEAGYVGAGTVEFLVGTDGTISFLEVNTRLQVEHPVTEEVAGLDLVREMFRIADGEELGYGDPELRGHSIEFRINGEDPGRGFLPAPGTVTLFAPPTGPGVRLDAGVETGSVIGPAWDSLLAKLIVTGATREQALQRAARALAEFKVEGMATAIPFHHAVVTDPAFAPELTGSSDPFTVHTRWIETEFVNEIKPFTAPADTDTDDEPGRETVVVEVGGKRLEVSLPVSLGMSLARTGLAAGAKPKRRAAKKSGPAATGDTLASPMQGTIVKVAVEEGQEVKEGDLIVVLEAMKMEQPLNAHRSGTVKGLTAEVGASVTSGAPICEIKD; encoded by the coding sequence TTGAGGAAGATCCTCATCGCCAACCGTGGCGAGATCGCTGTCCGCGTGGCCCGGGCGTGCCGGGATGCCGGGATCGCGAGCGTTGCCGTCTATGCGGAACCGGACCGGGACGCTCTGCATGTGCGTGCGGCGGACGAGGCGTTCGCGCTGGGCGGTGACACCCCGGCCACCAGTTACCTGGACTTCGCCAAGGTGCTGCAGGCCGCCAAGGACTCGGGCGCGGATGCCGTCCACCCCGGTTACGGCTTTCTTTCGGAGAACGCGGACTTCGCCCAGGCGGTGCTGGACGCGGGACTGATCTGGATCGGCCCGCCGCCGCAGGCGATCCGTGACCTGGGCGACAAGGTCGCCGCCCGGCACATCGCGCAGCGCGCCGGCGCCCCGCTCGTCGCGGGCACCCCGGACCCGGTCTCGGGGGCGGAGGAGGTCGTGGCGTTCGCGCGGGAGCACGGGCTGCCGATCGCGATCAAGGCCGCGTTCGGTGGCGGCGGCCGCGGCCTGAAGGTCGCCCGGACCCTCGAAGAGGTCCCCGAGCTGTACGAGTCGGCGGTGCGTGAGGCCGTCGCGGCGTTCGGGCGCGGGGAGTGCTTCGTGGAGCGCTACCTCGACAAGCCCCGCCATGTGGAGACGCAGTGCCTGGCCGACAGCCACGGCAACGTGGTCGTCGTCTCCACCCGGGACTGCTCGCTCCAGCGCCGCCACCAGAAACTGGTCGAGGAGGCCCCCGCCCCCTTCCTGTCCCGGGCGCAGGTGGACGAGCTGTACGCGTCGTCCAAGGCGATCCTGAAGGAGGCCGGCTACGTCGGCGCGGGAACGGTGGAGTTCCTCGTCGGCACGGACGGCACGATCTCCTTCCTGGAGGTCAACACCCGCCTGCAGGTCGAACACCCGGTCACCGAGGAGGTCGCCGGCCTCGACCTGGTGCGCGAGATGTTCCGCATCGCCGACGGTGAGGAACTGGGCTACGGCGATCCCGAACTGCGCGGACACTCCATCGAGTTCCGGATCAACGGCGAGGACCCGGGCCGCGGCTTTCTGCCCGCCCCCGGCACCGTCACCCTGTTCGCACCCCCCACGGGCCCCGGCGTCCGGCTGGACGCGGGCGTCGAGACCGGGTCCGTGATCGGCCCGGCCTGGGACTCCCTGCTCGCCAAACTGATCGTCACCGGCGCCACCCGCGAGCAGGCCCTGCAACGGGCCGCCCGCGCACTGGCGGAGTTCAAGGTGGAGGGCATGGCCACCGCGATCCCCTTCCACCACGCGGTGGTCACCGACCCGGCGTTCGCCCCCGAACTCACCGGCTCCAGCGACCCGTTCACCGTCCACACCCGGTGGATCGAGACCGAGTTCGTCAACGAGATCAAGCCCTTCACCGCCCCGGCCGACACCGACACCGACGACGAGCCCGGCCGCGAGACCGTCGTCGTCGAGGTCGGCGGCAAACGCCTGGAGGTCTCCCTGCCCGTCTCGCTGGGCATGTCGCTGGCCCGCACCGGCCTGGCCGCCGGCGCCAAACCCAAACGCCGCGCCGCGAAGAAGTCCGGCCCCGCCGCCACCGGCGACACCCTCGCCTCCCCGATGCAGGGCACCATCGTCAAGGTCGCCGTCGAGGAGGGCCAGGAGGTCAAGGAGGGCGACCTGATCGTCGTCCTGGAAGCCATGAAGATGGAACAGCCCCTCAACGCCCACCGCTCCGGCACCGTCAAGGGCCTCACCGCCGAGGTCGGCGCCTCCGTCACCTCCGGCGCCCCCATCTGCGAAATCAAGGACTGA
- a CDS encoding tetratricopeptide repeat protein, whose product MDMTYYDHGTAAERWERARLFFEAKDFASAARVLGGLVEEAPEQTGPRLLLARSYYHSAQLRRAEAELRTIVELDPVEHYARLMLGRTLQRLGRAEEAASHLRIASALAGDFEQA is encoded by the coding sequence GTGGACATGACGTACTACGACCACGGGACGGCCGCGGAGCGCTGGGAGCGCGCGAGGCTGTTCTTCGAGGCCAAGGACTTCGCGTCGGCGGCGCGGGTGCTGGGCGGACTGGTCGAGGAGGCGCCGGAGCAGACCGGACCCCGGCTGCTGCTGGCACGCTCCTACTACCACTCGGCCCAACTGCGCCGCGCCGAAGCAGAGTTGCGGACCATCGTGGAGCTCGACCCCGTCGAGCACTACGCCCGGCTGATGCTGGGACGCACATTGCAGCGCCTCGGCCGGGCCGAGGAGGCGGCGTCGCACCTGCGGATCGCCTCCGCGCTCGCGGGCGACTTCGAACAGGCTTGA
- a CDS encoding pirin family protein translates to MSNLDREAVPAPCGGRGFVVAEPVRELLSPRRVKLGEATEVRRLLPNLGRRMVGAWCFVDHYGPDDIADEPGMQVPPHPHMGLQTVSWLHEGEVLHRDSTGSLQTIRPRELGLMTSGRAISHSEESPRAHSRLLHGAQLWVALPDSHRHTDPRFEHHAELPVVTAPGLRATLLLGTLDGTTSPGTAYTPIVGADLALTGGADVRLPLEPDFEYAVLAMSGEAEVDGVPVVPGSMLYLGCGRTELPLRAATDAGLMLLGGEPFEEELIMWWNFIGRTQEDIEEARQDWAKGTRFGEVKGYDGAPLPAPELPPVALKPRGRVR, encoded by the coding sequence ATGAGCAATCTTGATCGGGAGGCGGTTCCCGCCCCCTGCGGTGGCCGCGGCTTCGTGGTGGCCGAGCCGGTGCGCGAACTCCTCAGCCCCCGCCGGGTCAAGCTCGGCGAGGCCACCGAAGTCCGCCGCCTGCTGCCCAATCTGGGCCGCCGCATGGTCGGCGCGTGGTGCTTCGTCGATCACTACGGGCCCGACGACATCGCCGACGAGCCCGGCATGCAGGTTCCGCCGCACCCGCACATGGGCCTGCAGACCGTCAGCTGGCTGCACGAGGGCGAGGTGCTGCACCGCGACTCCACGGGCAGCCTCCAGACGATCCGCCCGCGCGAACTCGGCCTCATGACCTCGGGCCGCGCCATCAGCCACTCCGAGGAGAGCCCCCGCGCGCACTCCCGCCTGCTGCACGGCGCACAGCTCTGGGTCGCCCTGCCGGACAGCCACCGGCACACCGACCCGCGCTTCGAGCACCACGCCGAACTGCCCGTCGTCACCGCCCCCGGGCTCCGGGCCACGCTTCTGCTCGGCACGCTCGACGGCACGACCTCGCCCGGCACGGCGTACACGCCCATCGTCGGCGCCGACCTGGCCCTCACCGGTGGCGCCGACGTACGACTGCCATTGGAGCCCGACTTCGAGTACGCGGTCCTCGCCATGTCCGGCGAGGCTGAGGTCGACGGCGTGCCGGTGGTCCCGGGCTCCATGCTCTACCTCGGCTGCGGCCGTACGGAACTCCCGCTGCGGGCCGCGACGGACGCGGGCCTCATGCTCCTGGGCGGTGAACCGTTCGAGGAGGAGCTGATCATGTGGTGGAACTTCATCGGGCGCACCCAGGAGGACATCGAGGAGGCCCGCCAGGACTGGGCCAAGGGCACCCGCTTCGGTGAGGTGAAGGGATACGACGGCGCACCGCTGCCCGCACCGGAACTGCCACCGGTCGCCTTGAAGCCGCGGGGACGCGTGCGCTGA
- a CDS encoding COG4705 family protein encodes MSTEHLTRHSRSAPPAAVLASKVPEVTLYFWIIKVLTTGMGETASDYLAHLFGPVPAVGLGGVALVASLALQFAVRRYVAWIYWTAIVMVSVFGTMAADVLHVGLGVPYVISTPLFLVALCAVFAVWYASERTLSIHSIRTRRREAFYWATVLATFALGTAAGDLSATVGLGYLGSAVLYAVAIAVPAVAHKWGSLNAVAAFWTAYVITRPLGASVADWMALGHARGGLGFGLGPVTASWTVAIVGFVGYLALSRRDVQNDSPGTVEPV; translated from the coding sequence ATGAGCACCGAGCACCTCACCCGTCACTCTCGAAGCGCCCCGCCTGCCGCCGTCCTGGCGAGCAAGGTCCCGGAAGTCACGTTGTACTTCTGGATCATCAAGGTGCTGACCACCGGAATGGGAGAGACGGCCTCCGACTACCTGGCCCACCTGTTCGGGCCCGTGCCCGCCGTGGGGCTCGGCGGGGTGGCTCTCGTGGCCTCGCTGGCGCTCCAGTTCGCCGTGCGCCGCTATGTGGCCTGGATCTACTGGACCGCGATCGTCATGGTCAGCGTGTTCGGCACGATGGCCGCGGACGTGCTCCATGTCGGTCTCGGTGTTCCGTACGTGATCTCCACGCCGCTCTTCCTGGTCGCGCTGTGCGCCGTGTTCGCCGTCTGGTACGCCAGTGAGCGCACGCTCTCCATCCACAGCATCCGCACCCGCCGCCGCGAGGCCTTCTACTGGGCCACCGTGCTCGCCACCTTCGCCCTCGGCACGGCGGCCGGGGACCTCTCCGCCACCGTCGGCCTCGGCTACCTGGGCTCGGCCGTCCTGTACGCCGTCGCCATCGCGGTCCCGGCCGTCGCCCACAAGTGGGGTTCCCTGAACGCCGTCGCCGCGTTCTGGACCGCGTACGTCATCACGCGCCCGCTCGGCGCGTCGGTCGCCGACTGGATGGCGCTCGGCCACGCGCGCGGCGGTCTCGGGTTCGGCCTCGGCCCGGTCACGGCTTCCTGGACCGTCGCCATCGTCGGCTTCGTCGGGTACCTCGCCCTGTCCCGGCGGGACGTCCAGAACGACTCGCCCGGGACGGTGGAGCCCGTCTGA